The Rissa tridactyla isolate bRisTri1 chromosome 6, bRisTri1.patW.cur.20221130, whole genome shotgun sequence genome includes a region encoding these proteins:
- the HTR2B gene encoding 5-hydroxytryptamine receptor 2B codes for MSYPLHFLNGSGVGNGSLSPLSVTAEPKQDSPSDEQGNKVRWAALLILLVIIPTIGGNILVILAVSLEKKLQYATNYFLTSLAVADLLVGLFVMPIALLIILFDNAWPFPTALCPVWLFLDVLFSTASIMHLCAISLDRYIAIKKPIQASQYNSWATTIIKIIVVWLISIGIAIPIPIRGIEDGNGNSTNITCVLMPDRFHDFILYGSVAAFFIPLAIMIVTYFLTIQVLRKKAYLINKPPQRFTWSTVSTVFQRDTTPASSPEKVAMLNGSRTDKTLSNDMPICRTSTIGRKSMQTITNEQRASKVLGIVFFLFLLMWCPFFITNISSVLCNSCNKEVFQKLMEIFVWIGYVSSGVNPLVYTLFNKTFREAFSRYITCNYRTTKPIKALRKRSSRISFRSSMAENSKLFVMHGMRNGINPIMYQSPMRLRSSPIQASSAILLDTLLLTENEVDKTEEQVSYV; via the exons atgtcctaccCTTTGCATTTCTTGAACGGGTCTGGAGTTGGCAATGGATCTTTGTCGCCTCTCTCAGTAACAGCAGAACCCAAGCAGGACTCCCCAAGTGACGAACAAGGAAACAAAGTGCGCTGGGCAGCTTTACTGATCCTCCTGGTGATAATCCCCACCATTGGGGGGAACATACTTGTCATACTGGCAGTGTCTCTGGAGAAAAAGTTGCAATATGCTACCAACTACTTTTTGACATCCTTGGCGGTGGCTGATTTGCTCGTGGGTCTGTTTGTGATGCCGATTGCCCTTCTCATAATATTATTTG aCAATGCCTGGCCTTTTCCAACTGCCTTGTGTCCTGTCTGGCTGTTCCTTGACGTCCTCTTTTCCACAGCTTCCATCATGCACCTCTGTGCCATCTCACTAGATCGCTATATTGCGATTAAAAAGCCAATCCAGGCTAGTCAGTACAATTCATGGGCTACAACAATCATCAAAATCATCGTGGTTTGGCTCATTTCAATAG GCATTGCTATTCCGATCCCTATCAGAGGCATTGAAGATGGAAATGGCAACTCTACAAATATCACCTGTGTCCTGATGCCTGATCGTTTTCATGACTTCATTCTGTACGGATCAGTGGCTGCATTCTTCATTCCCCTCGCTATCATGATAGTCACTTATTTTCTGACAATCCAAGTGCTACGCAAGAAGGCCTACTTGATCAACAAGCCACCTCAGCGTTTCACTTGGTCAACAGTGTCCACAGTATTTCAGCGTGACACAACACCTGCCTCCTCACCAGAAAAGGTGGCCATGCTAAATGGCTCCAGAACGGACAAGACTTTGTCCAATGATATGCCTATCTGCAGAACGTCTACGATTGGGAGGAAGTCCATGCAAACGATAACCAACGAACAAAGGGCGTCAAAAGTTCTGgggattgtattttttcttttcttgttgatGTGGTGCCCATTCTTCATAACAAACATAAGCTCAGTTCTGTGCAACTCCTGCAACAAAGAAGTTTTTCAAAAGCTTATGGAGATATTTGTTTGGATAGGATATGTATCCTCAGGAGTGAACCCTCTTGTCTATACACTCTTCAACAAAACATTTAGGGAGGCTTTCAGCAGGTATATCACTTGCAACTATCGGACCACAAAGCCTATCAAGGCCCTTCGGAAGCGCTCCAGCAGGATCTCTTTCAGAAGTTCTATGGCAGAAAATTCCAAGCTCTTTGTCATGCATGGGATGAGAAATGGGATTAACCCCATTATGTACCAGAGCCCAATGAGGCTGAGGAGTTCACCCATCCAAGCGTCATCGGCCATTCTGCTGGATACATTGCTGCTCACAGAGAACGAGGTTGATAAAACAGAAGAACAAGTCAGCTACGTATAG